Proteins from a genomic interval of Mesobacillus sp. S13:
- a CDS encoding MDR family MFS transporter: protein MPRALWLLVIGMAVNVTGSSFLWPLNTIYINDHLGKSLSVAGIVLMLNSAASVIGNLFGGSLFDKIGGYKSIILGISITIVALLGLTFWPGWPQYIFFLTLVGFGSGIVFPAMYAMAGSVWKEGGRKAFNAIYVAQNLGVAIGAALGGLVASYSFQLIFMANAAMYLIFMMIAIIGYRRIDTRAAKQTNVLQENGTVKSHTKLYALLILAIGYLLCWVGYVQWQTTIAAYTQELNISLNQYSILWTINGALIVLGQPVVNRLIKPFQNKLKLQIIIGMVIFMVSYAVAAGAQAFSGFVAGMVILTIGEMLIWPAVPTIANDLAPKGREGFYQGIVNSTATGGRMIGPLMGGILVDLYGMPMLFAILIAVMFIGIFTTVIYDRKIRETGKIAAQA from the coding sequence ATGCCTAGAGCCTTGTGGCTATTAGTTATCGGGATGGCAGTAAATGTTACTGGTTCCTCTTTTTTATGGCCTTTAAACACAATCTATATCAATGATCACCTTGGCAAATCGCTGTCTGTTGCCGGGATCGTATTAATGCTTAATTCTGCAGCCAGCGTTATTGGCAACCTATTTGGCGGCAGTCTTTTTGATAAAATTGGCGGTTACAAGTCTATTATTCTTGGAATCAGCATTACCATCGTGGCACTGCTTGGCTTGACCTTTTGGCCTGGCTGGCCGCAGTATATTTTCTTTTTGACATTGGTCGGTTTTGGCTCTGGAATTGTCTTTCCGGCGATGTATGCAATGGCAGGTTCAGTGTGGAAGGAAGGCGGACGTAAAGCGTTCAACGCTATTTACGTGGCGCAGAACCTAGGCGTAGCTATTGGAGCTGCACTTGGCGGACTTGTCGCCTCCTACTCATTCCAGCTGATCTTCATGGCGAACGCAGCCATGTACTTGATCTTCATGATGATCGCGATTATTGGCTATCGCCGCATCGACACCAGGGCAGCGAAGCAGACGAATGTACTTCAGGAAAATGGCACAGTCAAAAGCCATACAAAGCTGTATGCTCTTTTGATCCTTGCGATTGGCTATCTGCTTTGCTGGGTTGGGTATGTACAATGGCAAACAACGATCGCCGCTTACACTCAGGAATTGAACATTTCCCTGAACCAATACAGCATTCTTTGGACAATTAACGGCGCTCTGATTGTACTTGGCCAGCCGGTTGTCAACAGGCTGATCAAGCCGTTCCAGAATAAACTGAAGCTGCAAATCATCATCGGCATGGTCATCTTCATGGTTTCCTATGCAGTTGCCGCAGGCGCTCAAGCATTCTCTGGCTTTGTTGCAGGCATGGTGATCCTGACGATTGGGGAAATGCTGATCTGGCCGGCGGTTCCGACTATCGCAAATGATTTGGCGCCAAAAGGACGGGAAGGCTTTTACCAGGGAATCGTCAACAGCACCGCAACTGGCGGAAGGATGATCGGCCCGCTTATGGGAGGAATCCTTGTCGACCTATACGGGATGCCAATGCTGTTTGCGATTTTGATTGCGGTGATGTTTATCGGGATTTTTACTACTGTTATCTATGATCGAAAAATTAGGGAAACTGGAAAGATTGCTGCACAAGCATAA
- a CDS encoding ammonia-forming cytochrome c nitrite reductase subunit c552 — translation MARNFRWALLLLAAVMLIITGCSSEEEATSASELKTGLSKDEISNEAFKDLFPLQYDSYKKNEKMEDTKYSGSVKRSKFDHDKEPYLPVLFNGYGFATEYNEDRGHIYANEDVRAIARITDKSIGSCLTCKSTAVPHMIEEMGDDYWGGNFNQDIWPKAEAMGHSPIGCSDCHDPQTMDLRVTRPSFIKAMESQGIDMSNPTKNDMRNYVCGQCHVEYYFAADNGEVTYPWANGFEPEDMYEYYETTAKEQGFEKDWIHNVSGTPMLKAQHPDFETHIEGPHGEAGVTCSDCHMPYDRVDGKKKISSHWWTSPLKTMDQSCATCHTNRDMEELKERVIGIQDKHMEALHKAEDISITSHYYVNKMITSGVSEEKVKQAQEHIRKGQWFWDIVAAESAAGFHNPQGAMDSLRVSIEESNEAINLAIEELTKKGVNLEEVKTEIEKVKQAVYDEKDNFKKKEKAVNSYFPAQQPAPKK, via the coding sequence ATGGCTAGAAATTTCCGCTGGGCACTCTTGCTCCTTGCGGCTGTCATGCTCATCATAACAGGATGCTCCTCGGAAGAAGAAGCAACTTCCGCGAGCGAGCTGAAAACGGGGCTGAGCAAAGATGAAATCAGCAATGAGGCCTTCAAGGACCTTTTCCCGCTTCAATATGACAGCTACAAGAAAAATGAAAAAATGGAGGATACGAAGTACAGCGGTTCCGTCAAGCGAAGCAAGTTCGACCATGATAAGGAACCGTATCTGCCTGTCCTTTTTAACGGATATGGCTTTGCGACCGAGTACAATGAGGACCGCGGCCATATTTACGCGAATGAGGATGTCCGGGCAATTGCGCGTATCACGGATAAATCAATTGGTTCATGCTTAACTTGTAAGTCGACTGCAGTTCCACACATGATCGAGGAAATGGGTGATGATTACTGGGGCGGCAATTTTAACCAGGATATATGGCCAAAGGCAGAAGCGATGGGCCATTCACCGATCGGCTGCTCTGACTGCCATGACCCGCAGACAATGGATTTGCGCGTCACAAGACCGAGCTTCATCAAAGCAATGGAATCACAAGGAATCGACATGTCCAACCCAACGAAGAATGATATGAGGAACTATGTTTGCGGACAGTGCCACGTAGAGTACTATTTTGCTGCAGATAACGGAGAAGTAACTTATCCGTGGGCAAACGGCTTCGAGCCTGAAGACATGTACGAATACTACGAAACTACTGCTAAAGAACAAGGTTTTGAGAAGGATTGGATCCACAATGTTTCAGGAACACCTATGCTAAAAGCACAGCACCCTGACTTTGAGACTCATATTGAAGGCCCGCACGGTGAAGCAGGAGTTACATGTTCAGACTGTCACATGCCATATGACAGGGTGGACGGCAAAAAGAAAATCAGTTCACACTGGTGGACGTCTCCGCTCAAGACAATGGATCAGTCTTGCGCAACCTGCCATACCAACAGGGATATGGAGGAACTGAAGGAACGAGTGATCGGTATCCAGGATAAACATATGGAAGCCCTTCATAAGGCCGAGGATATTTCGATTACCTCACATTACTATGTGAATAAGATGATTACTTCAGGGGTAAGCGAAGAGAAGGTCAAGCAGGCTCAAGAGCATATCAGAAAAGGACAATGGTTCTGGGATATCGTGGCGGCTGAAAGTGCGGCAGGATTCCATAATCCACAGGGTGCCATGGATTCCTTGAGGGTATCAATTGAAGAGTCGAATGAGGCCATCAATCTTGCTATTGAGGAATTGACCAAGAAAGGCGTAAATCTGGAAGAAGTTAAAACAGAGATTGAAAAAGTGAAGCAGGCTGTGTACGACGAAAAAGATAACTTCAAGAAGAAAGAGAAAGCAGTGAACAGTTACTTCCCGGCGCAACAGCCAGCCCCTAAAAAATAG
- a CDS encoding CueP family metal-binding protein, producing MKYKILGIAFLAAGLLTACNGGEESAEPEKQQQNIKELVSDYSAGKNKDHKASITSQELTVADSEGDKQVYDISEEDFFVSIAPYENQTHPUTNHSLTGCQGELVEKEFDVYIEDEDGNVIVDEKMKSHQNGFIDLWLPRDKKFKTKIGYNGKSVESELSTFENDATCITTMQLM from the coding sequence TTGAAATATAAAATCCTCGGAATTGCGTTTTTGGCTGCGGGTTTATTAACTGCCTGTAATGGCGGGGAAGAATCTGCTGAACCTGAAAAACAACAACAAAACATCAAGGAATTGGTGAGTGATTACAGCGCGGGCAAAAACAAAGACCACAAGGCTTCCATCACCTCACAAGAGCTGACAGTTGCTGACAGTGAAGGGGACAAGCAAGTCTATGATATTTCGGAGGAAGACTTCTTCGTCTCAATCGCGCCTTACGAAAATCAAACCCATCCTTGAACGAATCATAGCTTGACAGGTTGTCAAGGTGAACTGGTTGAAAAAGAGTTTGATGTATATATTGAGGATGAAGATGGAAACGTGATTGTTGATGAGAAAATGAAATCCCATCAGAATGGTTTCATTGATTTGTGGCTTCCACGTGATAAAAAGTTCAAAACAAAGATTGGATATAATGGGAAAAGTGTTGAATCCGAACTATCTACTTTTGAGAATGACGCCACTTGCATTACAACAATGCAGCTTATGTAG
- a CDS encoding sigma-54 interaction domain-containing protein: MNTKLFHIPADIIETIVENAFEWLVVVDREGRIIYINHNYCEFLEVNREETIGKHVTQVIENTRMHIVAQTGKEELADLQFIKGNYMIANRVPIIKNGEVIAAFGTVFFRDTQEWMKMDSHVKSLLTRMQPYIQKIDSGVKYTLDDILGESQQIISLKEKVKMVANSDISILIRGESGTGKELFAHSIHQLSSRNQKPFIKVNCGAIPENLLESELFGYEEGAFTGAKKGGKKGKFQLANGGTLFLDEIGDMPLSMQVKLLRALQDGEIEPIGSTKSISVDVRIIAATNRPLENMIEEKRFREDLFYRINVVPFSVPSLRERAEDLTVLIAYFIEKVTNRLGKRISGIESHVMEILKSYSWPGNIRELQNVIEAAVHLTKGEQITLDSLPDYLQTQTAIVFNNKSLKDIVEETEKWVLKQSLDRHNDDKALVGMELGISRSTLYEKLNKYGLL, from the coding sequence ATGAATACGAAGCTTTTCCATATACCGGCAGATATTATTGAAACCATTGTTGAGAATGCGTTTGAATGGCTTGTTGTTGTAGACCGAGAAGGAAGGATCATCTATATCAATCATAACTACTGTGAATTCCTTGAAGTCAATCGGGAAGAAACGATTGGCAAGCATGTGACTCAAGTGATCGAGAATACCAGGATGCATATTGTCGCACAGACCGGAAAAGAGGAACTGGCTGACTTGCAATTTATAAAAGGCAATTACATGATTGCAAACAGGGTACCGATCATTAAAAATGGTGAAGTGATCGCCGCATTTGGGACGGTGTTTTTCAGGGATACTCAAGAATGGATGAAAATGGACAGCCATGTAAAAAGCCTGCTGACCAGGATGCAGCCGTATATCCAGAAGATTGATTCTGGAGTGAAATATACGCTGGATGACATACTTGGGGAATCTCAGCAGATTATCAGTTTAAAAGAAAAGGTGAAAATGGTAGCCAATAGTGATATATCCATTTTAATCAGGGGGGAGAGCGGTACAGGGAAAGAGTTGTTTGCTCACAGCATCCATCAGCTAAGCAGCAGGAACCAGAAGCCATTTATCAAAGTGAACTGCGGTGCAATCCCTGAAAACCTGCTAGAGTCAGAGTTGTTCGGCTATGAAGAAGGAGCTTTTACTGGCGCGAAAAAAGGGGGCAAGAAGGGGAAGTTCCAACTGGCCAATGGCGGCACCCTCTTCCTGGATGAAATCGGGGACATGCCGCTGAGCATGCAGGTTAAACTTTTGCGTGCCCTGCAGGATGGGGAGATAGAACCGATTGGTTCGACAAAATCGATATCTGTTGATGTCAGGATTATCGCGGCCACCAACAGGCCGCTCGAGAACATGATTGAAGAGAAACGGTTCAGGGAGGATTTATTTTATCGGATCAATGTCGTTCCATTCAGTGTTCCTTCATTAAGGGAACGTGCAGAAGACTTGACGGTGCTGATCGCTTATTTTATTGAAAAAGTCACGAATCGGTTAGGCAAGCGGATTTCAGGAATCGAAAGCCATGTAATGGAAATCCTGAAGTCATACAGCTGGCCGGGGAATATCCGTGAACTGCAAAATGTTATCGAAGCAGCAGTCCATTTAACAAAAGGAGAACAAATCACCCTGGATTCCTTGCCGGATTACCTGCAAACACAGACCGCCATTGTCTTCAATAACAAAAGTCTTAAGGATATCGTTGAAGAAACAGAAAAATGGGTTCTGAAGCAAAGCCTTGATCGACATAATGACGACAAGGCACTTGTAGGCATGGAACTTGGAATAAGCAGGTCCACGCTTTATGAGAAGTTAAATAAATATGGCCTCTTATAG